In Minwuia thermotolerans, the following proteins share a genomic window:
- the greA gene encoding transcription elongation factor GreA, producing the protein MERVPMTLRGHKRLEAELKNLKSVERPAVIQAIAEARAHGDLSENAEYHAAKEKQGFIESRVMELESALGRAEVIDSSKMSGDIVRFGATVMLADVDNDEESTYQIVGVDEADIDSGLVSITSPIARALIGKSEGDVVDVQTPRGEKSYEILEVKWI; encoded by the coding sequence ATGGAACGCGTGCCAATGACGCTTCGGGGCCACAAGCGGCTCGAGGCCGAACTGAAGAATCTGAAGTCCGTCGAGCGCCCGGCGGTGATCCAGGCGATCGCCGAGGCGCGCGCTCACGGTGACCTGTCGGAAAACGCCGAGTATCACGCCGCCAAGGAGAAGCAGGGGTTCATCGAAAGCCGCGTGATGGAGCTCGAGAGTGCGCTGGGCCGGGCGGAGGTAATCGATTCCTCAAAGATGTCCGGGGATATCGTGCGCTTCGGCGCGACCGTCATGCTGGCCGATGTCGACAATGACGAGGAAAGCACCTACCAGATCGTGGGTGTGGACGAGGCGGACATCGACAGCGGCCTGGTCTCCATCACCTCCCCCATTGCGCGGGCGCTGATCGGCAAATCCGAGGGCGATGTCGTCGACGTCCAGACCCCGCGCGGCGAGAAGTCCTACGAAATTCTCGAGGTGAAGTGGATCTGA